Proteins from a single region of Takifugu rubripes chromosome 4, fTakRub1.2, whole genome shotgun sequence:
- the lrit1a gene encoding leucine-rich repeat, immunoglobulin-like domain and transmembrane domain-containing protein 1a isoform X2, with the protein MRFMRFLWIDLFQSFQFGRMSVICNDPEISVVPVGFPADTSKLRIEKTAIQRIPSEAFNYLSSLEFLWMSFNTLSALNPDSFRGLFNLEELRLDGNALTAFPWESLMDMPSLRLLDLHNNQLTVLPAEATTYIRNLTYLDLSSNSLLTLPAEVLSTWLAAKPVQGPESTKMILGLHDNPWVCDCRLYDLVQFQKFPTLSVAFIDTRLRCSAPESVSGVLFSDTELRRCQLPRIHTAVARVRSAVGNNVLLRCGTIGVPIPDLTWRRADGQAVNGTVQQETSKDGITWSILSVPGVSFRDSGKYICKASNYAGNAEAVIALIISNLPKPEGNQTSNDKKAKVKKPNQLGKAAYQEKLVARYVAAKSSPSSRPGLDPGLLTEPSPDAASYSLAVRATPTAATASNPEALLDLEKTNLSNLAANASSLQQDPDRVVRSVKVVGDTDNTISLNWRAPKAKNTTAFSVLYAVFGERDMRKINVGAGQNRVTIEGLVPRTKYIACVCVRGLIPKKEQCVIFSTDEAASATGTQRLINVIVITVACIIAVPLTVIVCCGALKRRIKKYWGKKSKDIQDSYVTFETLSPGTKAKGLEGDYLNRLNPEESNRLLSARSSLDSEATAKIEGQPNEYFC; encoded by the exons ATGCGTTTTATGCGATTTTTATGGATTGATTTATTTCAGAGTTTTCAATTTGGTCGAAT GAGTGTTATTTGCAACGATCCTGAGATCTCCGTTGTGCCTGTCGGGTTCCCTGCTGATACGTCCAAACTGCGGATTGAGAAGACAGCCATCCAGCGGATACCAAGTGAAGCCTTCAACTACCTCTCTAGTCTGGAATTCCTGTGGATGTCTTTCAACACGTTGTCCGCCTTGAACCCGGACAGCTTCCGAGGCTTGTTCAACCTCGAAGAACTTCGTCTGGACGGGAATGCCCTCACGGCCTTTCCTTGGGAATCCCTCATGGATATGCCCAGTCTCAGACTTCTCGATTTGCACAACAACCAGCTCACGGTGCTGCCGGCGGAGGCCACCACGTACATCAGGAACCTCACCTACCTGGATCTGTCCAGCAACAGTCTCCTGACCCTGCCAGCAGAGGTGCTCTCCACCTGGCTGGCGGCAAAGCCAGTGCAGGGACCAGAGAGCACGAAGATGATTCTTG gtctccatgacaaccctTGGGTGTGTGACTGCCGACTTTACGACCTGGTCCAGTTCCAGAAGTTTCCCACTCTTTCGGTGGCGTTCATCGACACGCGGCTAAGGTGTTCAGCTCCTGAGAGCGTTTCCGGGGTCTTGTTCAGCGACACGGAGCTACGTCGATGTCAACTCCCGCGTATCCACACAGCTGTGGCACGAGTCCGGAGCGCTGTCGGAAACAACGTGCTCCTTCGCTGTGGGACCATTGGGGTTCCCATCCCAGATCTCACGTGGCGCAGGGCAGATGGCCAAGCTGTTAATGGGACGG TCCAACAGGAAACCTCAAAAGATGGAATCACCTGGTCCATCCTGAGTGTTCCAGGGGTGTCCTTTCGTGATTCAGGGAAATACATCTGCAAAGCCAGTAACTATGCTGGGAACGCTGAAGCCGTCATTGCTCTCATCATCTCTAACTTGCCAAAACCAGAAGGGAACCAAACCAGCAATGACAAGAAGGCCAAAGTCAAGAAACCCAATCAGTTGGGCAAAGCTGCCTACCAGGAGAAACTGGTTGCCAGATATGTTGCTGCAAAATCAAGCCCCTCGTCAAGGCCTGGCCTGGATCCAGGCCTTCTGACTGAGCCCAGCCCCGATGCAGCCAGTTACAGCCTGGCTGTCAGGGCCACACCTACAGCCGCCACCGCCTCAAATCCCGAGGCTCTGTTGGACCTGGAGAAGACTAACCTGAGCAACCTCGCGGCCAATGCCTCATCACTGCAGCAGGACCCAGACAGAGTGGTCCGCTCGGTAAAAGTGGTGGGCGACACAGACAACACAATTTCTCTTAACTGGAGAGCTCCCAAGGCCAAAAACACAACCGCTTTTAGCGTGCTGTACGCTGTGTTCGGAGAGAGGGACATGAGGAAGATCAATGTCGGGGCTGGACAGAACCGAGTCACTATCGAAGGCCTGGTACCCAGGACCAAGTacattgcatgtgtgtgtgtgagagggctGATTCCCAAGAAGGAACAGTGTGTCATTTTCTCCACTGATGAAGCAGCCAGTGCTACCGGCACCCAGAGGCTGATCAACGTTATCGTGATCACAGTGGCCTGCATCATCGCGGTCCCACTCACAGTCATCGTGTGCTGCGGGGCGCTCAAGAGACGCATTAAGAAATATTGGGGAAAGAAATCCAAGGACATCCAAGATTCATATGTGACCTTTGAAACACTGTCACCAGGCACAAAGGCTAAAGGACTCGAGGGTGATTATTTAAACAGACTAAACCCAGAAGAGTCCAACAGGCTACTGTCGGCCCGCTCCAGCCTGGACTCTGAGGCCACAGCTAAGATAGAGGGACAGCCTAATGAGTACTTCTGCTGA
- the lrit1a gene encoding leucine-rich repeat, immunoglobulin-like domain and transmembrane domain-containing protein 1a isoform X1 — MFLFLFLGLYVATGKLVTSVSSCPSQCSCFYHNLSDGSKARSVICNDPEISVVPVGFPADTSKLRIEKTAIQRIPSEAFNYLSSLEFLWMSFNTLSALNPDSFRGLFNLEELRLDGNALTAFPWESLMDMPSLRLLDLHNNQLTVLPAEATTYIRNLTYLDLSSNSLLTLPAEVLSTWLAAKPVQGPESTKMILGLHDNPWVCDCRLYDLVQFQKFPTLSVAFIDTRLRCSAPESVSGVLFSDTELRRCQLPRIHTAVARVRSAVGNNVLLRCGTIGVPIPDLTWRRADGQAVNGTVQQETSKDGITWSILSVPGVSFRDSGKYICKASNYAGNAEAVIALIISNLPKPEGNQTSNDKKAKVKKPNQLGKAAYQEKLVARYVAAKSSPSSRPGLDPGLLTEPSPDAASYSLAVRATPTAATASNPEALLDLEKTNLSNLAANASSLQQDPDRVVRSVKVVGDTDNTISLNWRAPKAKNTTAFSVLYAVFGERDMRKINVGAGQNRVTIEGLVPRTKYIACVCVRGLIPKKEQCVIFSTDEAASATGTQRLINVIVITVACIIAVPLTVIVCCGALKRRIKKYWGKKSKDIQDSYVTFETLSPGTKAKGLEGDYLNRLNPEESNRLLSARSSLDSEATAKIEGQPNEYFC, encoded by the exons ATGTTCCTTTTCCTGTTCCTGGGGCTCTATGTGGCCACAGGTAAACTTGTCACTTCCGTGAGTTCCTGCCCGTCACAGTGCAGCTGTTTCTACCACAACCTGAGTGATGGATCAAAGGCCAG GAGTGTTATTTGCAACGATCCTGAGATCTCCGTTGTGCCTGTCGGGTTCCCTGCTGATACGTCCAAACTGCGGATTGAGAAGACAGCCATCCAGCGGATACCAAGTGAAGCCTTCAACTACCTCTCTAGTCTGGAATTCCTGTGGATGTCTTTCAACACGTTGTCCGCCTTGAACCCGGACAGCTTCCGAGGCTTGTTCAACCTCGAAGAACTTCGTCTGGACGGGAATGCCCTCACGGCCTTTCCTTGGGAATCCCTCATGGATATGCCCAGTCTCAGACTTCTCGATTTGCACAACAACCAGCTCACGGTGCTGCCGGCGGAGGCCACCACGTACATCAGGAACCTCACCTACCTGGATCTGTCCAGCAACAGTCTCCTGACCCTGCCAGCAGAGGTGCTCTCCACCTGGCTGGCGGCAAAGCCAGTGCAGGGACCAGAGAGCACGAAGATGATTCTTG gtctccatgacaaccctTGGGTGTGTGACTGCCGACTTTACGACCTGGTCCAGTTCCAGAAGTTTCCCACTCTTTCGGTGGCGTTCATCGACACGCGGCTAAGGTGTTCAGCTCCTGAGAGCGTTTCCGGGGTCTTGTTCAGCGACACGGAGCTACGTCGATGTCAACTCCCGCGTATCCACACAGCTGTGGCACGAGTCCGGAGCGCTGTCGGAAACAACGTGCTCCTTCGCTGTGGGACCATTGGGGTTCCCATCCCAGATCTCACGTGGCGCAGGGCAGATGGCCAAGCTGTTAATGGGACGG TCCAACAGGAAACCTCAAAAGATGGAATCACCTGGTCCATCCTGAGTGTTCCAGGGGTGTCCTTTCGTGATTCAGGGAAATACATCTGCAAAGCCAGTAACTATGCTGGGAACGCTGAAGCCGTCATTGCTCTCATCATCTCTAACTTGCCAAAACCAGAAGGGAACCAAACCAGCAATGACAAGAAGGCCAAAGTCAAGAAACCCAATCAGTTGGGCAAAGCTGCCTACCAGGAGAAACTGGTTGCCAGATATGTTGCTGCAAAATCAAGCCCCTCGTCAAGGCCTGGCCTGGATCCAGGCCTTCTGACTGAGCCCAGCCCCGATGCAGCCAGTTACAGCCTGGCTGTCAGGGCCACACCTACAGCCGCCACCGCCTCAAATCCCGAGGCTCTGTTGGACCTGGAGAAGACTAACCTGAGCAACCTCGCGGCCAATGCCTCATCACTGCAGCAGGACCCAGACAGAGTGGTCCGCTCGGTAAAAGTGGTGGGCGACACAGACAACACAATTTCTCTTAACTGGAGAGCTCCCAAGGCCAAAAACACAACCGCTTTTAGCGTGCTGTACGCTGTGTTCGGAGAGAGGGACATGAGGAAGATCAATGTCGGGGCTGGACAGAACCGAGTCACTATCGAAGGCCTGGTACCCAGGACCAAGTacattgcatgtgtgtgtgtgagagggctGATTCCCAAGAAGGAACAGTGTGTCATTTTCTCCACTGATGAAGCAGCCAGTGCTACCGGCACCCAGAGGCTGATCAACGTTATCGTGATCACAGTGGCCTGCATCATCGCGGTCCCACTCACAGTCATCGTGTGCTGCGGGGCGCTCAAGAGACGCATTAAGAAATATTGGGGAAAGAAATCCAAGGACATCCAAGATTCATATGTGACCTTTGAAACACTGTCACCAGGCACAAAGGCTAAAGGACTCGAGGGTGATTATTTAAACAGACTAAACCCAGAAGAGTCCAACAGGCTACTGTCGGCCCGCTCCAGCCTGGACTCTGAGGCCACAGCTAAGATAGAGGGACAGCCTAATGAGTACTTCTGCTGA